In Mobula hypostoma chromosome 24, sMobHyp1.1, whole genome shotgun sequence, a genomic segment contains:
- the LOC134337244 gene encoding acidic leucine-rich nuclear phosphoprotein 32 family member A-like isoform X1: MDMKKRINLELRNRTPADVKELVLDNCRSNDGKIEGLSASFESLEFLSMINVMLTSVSNLPKLNKLRKLELSDNRISGGLEVLAERTPSLTHLNLSGNKIKDINTLEPLKKLLNLRSLDLFNCEVTNLNDYRDSMFKLLPQLTYLDGYDQDDQEAPDSDVEGDGDGLDDDEEEEDDEEENEDVEEEDEDDDEEGEFDALDEEDEDELDGEDDDEDEEDSEDDDEDEEVEDEEECKETVQGQKRKRTQEDDGEEDTEDDE, translated from the exons ATGGACATGAAGAAGAGGATTAACCTAGAGCTGAGGAACAGGACTCCGGCAGAC GTTAAAGAACTGGTTCTTGACAATTGCAGATCAAACGATGGCAAAATTGAAGGACTGTCGGCATCTTTTGAGAGCTTAGAATTTCTCAGTATGATCAATGTAATGCTGACATCGGTATCAAATCTTCCAAAGTTAAATAAACTAAGAAAG CTTGAGCTCAGTGATAACAGAATATCTGGAGGTCTTGAAGTTTTGGCAGAAAGAACCCCGAGCCTTACACATTTAAACCTAAgtggaaataaaatcaaagacaTCAACACTCTGGAGCCCTTG AAAAAACTTCTGAATTTGAGGAGTCTTGACTTATTTAATTGTGAAGTGACCAATTTAAATGATTATCGAGACAGTATGTTCAAGCTGCTCCCCCAGCTCACATACTTAGATGGATATGACCAGGATGATCAGGAGGCACCAGATTCTGATGTagagggtgatggtgatggtctCGATGATGATGAGGAGGAGGAAGATGATGAAGAGGAAAATGAAGATG TAGAAGAggaggatgaagatgatgatgaagagGGTGAATTTGATGCCTTGGATGAGGAGGATGAAGATGAACTTGATGGTGAAGATGATGACGAGGATGAAGAAGACAGTGAGGAT gaTGATGAGGATGAAGAAGTTGAAGATGAAGAAGAATGCAAAG AAACAGTCCAGGGCCAGAAACGGAAGAGGACCCAAGAGGATGATGGAGAAGAGGATACTGAGGATGATGAATGA
- the LOC134337244 gene encoding acidic leucine-rich nuclear phosphoprotein 32 family member A-like isoform X2 has product MVKELVLDNCRSNDGKIEGLSASFESLEFLSMINVMLTSVSNLPKLNKLRKLELSDNRISGGLEVLAERTPSLTHLNLSGNKIKDINTLEPLKKLLNLRSLDLFNCEVTNLNDYRDSMFKLLPQLTYLDGYDQDDQEAPDSDVEGDGDGLDDDEEEEDDEEENEDVEEEDEDDDEEGEFDALDEEDEDELDGEDDDEDEEDSEDDDEDEEVEDEEECKETVQGQKRKRTQEDDGEEDTEDDE; this is encoded by the exons ATG GTTAAAGAACTGGTTCTTGACAATTGCAGATCAAACGATGGCAAAATTGAAGGACTGTCGGCATCTTTTGAGAGCTTAGAATTTCTCAGTATGATCAATGTAATGCTGACATCGGTATCAAATCTTCCAAAGTTAAATAAACTAAGAAAG CTTGAGCTCAGTGATAACAGAATATCTGGAGGTCTTGAAGTTTTGGCAGAAAGAACCCCGAGCCTTACACATTTAAACCTAAgtggaaataaaatcaaagacaTCAACACTCTGGAGCCCTTG AAAAAACTTCTGAATTTGAGGAGTCTTGACTTATTTAATTGTGAAGTGACCAATTTAAATGATTATCGAGACAGTATGTTCAAGCTGCTCCCCCAGCTCACATACTTAGATGGATATGACCAGGATGATCAGGAGGCACCAGATTCTGATGTagagggtgatggtgatggtctCGATGATGATGAGGAGGAGGAAGATGATGAAGAGGAAAATGAAGATG TAGAAGAggaggatgaagatgatgatgaagagGGTGAATTTGATGCCTTGGATGAGGAGGATGAAGATGAACTTGATGGTGAAGATGATGACGAGGATGAAGAAGACAGTGAGGAT gaTGATGAGGATGAAGAAGTTGAAGATGAAGAAGAATGCAAAG AAACAGTCCAGGGCCAGAAACGGAAGAGGACCCAAGAGGATGATGGAGAAGAGGATACTGAGGATGATGAATGA